One stretch of Pedobacter riviphilus DNA includes these proteins:
- a CDS encoding Dyp-type peroxidase, producing MFLKNLFKRTAEKIELHDIQAIILRDRPLPYHGVNVFLEILNAASAKAFLKEIVPYVTNAKNWWDNDDAWLAIAFTYEGLKKLELPQSTMESFPDAFKKGMAARSEKLMDINENAPEKWDAVFKATGNHIAVSIFAKGVDDLNSKKALALQVLEKHRGVKLCYQADFDTPIEGNFNHFGFRDGISNPEIEGSGAAHLNSKERPIKAGEFIMGYANEAGNHYPMPQPMEFAKNGTFVIFRKYHSHVAAFNKYLSEQAKSTAEQELLAAKMVGRWRSGAPLNMCPFKDNAALGADARKNNDFDFSNDQNGKIVPYSSHMRRMNPRNSKMAVMSDVNLHRIIRKGVGYGVPLAEGSTKDDGKERGLYFIAFSAKAMETLEFLQKEWVNNGNFVSLKNERDPIIGLNEGKGTFTMPGDPLPKRYIGMPTFNTLKGGMYLFMPGINAIKWMSGV from the coding sequence ATGTTCTTAAAAAATTTATTTAAACGCACTGCCGAAAAAATAGAGCTGCACGACATACAGGCCATTATATTGCGCGATAGACCTCTGCCTTATCATGGTGTAAATGTTTTTCTGGAAATTCTAAATGCTGCTTCCGCAAAAGCATTTTTGAAAGAAATAGTGCCTTACGTTACCAATGCCAAAAATTGGTGGGATAATGATGACGCCTGGCTTGCAATTGCCTTTACTTACGAGGGACTAAAGAAACTTGAACTTCCACAGTCTACAATGGAGAGCTTTCCTGATGCCTTTAAAAAGGGAATGGCTGCCCGCAGTGAAAAACTAATGGATATTAATGAGAATGCCCCCGAAAAATGGGACGCCGTTTTTAAAGCAACCGGTAACCACATTGCCGTTTCCATCTTTGCAAAGGGGGTGGATGACCTGAATTCCAAAAAAGCGCTTGCCCTTCAGGTATTGGAAAAACACCGAGGTGTTAAATTGTGTTATCAAGCCGATTTTGATACGCCGATAGAAGGCAATTTCAACCATTTTGGCTTTCGCGATGGCATCAGCAATCCGGAAATTGAAGGCAGTGGGGCAGCGCATTTAAATTCAAAAGAACGGCCAATAAAGGCAGGTGAATTTATTATGGGATATGCCAACGAAGCAGGCAACCATTATCCTATGCCGCAGCCAATGGAGTTTGCCAAGAATGGTACATTTGTAATTTTTAGAAAATATCACAGTCACGTTGCTGCATTCAATAAATACCTTAGCGAACAAGCAAAATCGACAGCTGAGCAGGAATTGCTGGCGGCTAAAATGGTAGGCAGATGGCGAAGTGGTGCCCCATTAAATATGTGTCCATTTAAAGATAATGCAGCATTAGGTGCAGATGCCAGGAAGAATAATGATTTTGATTTTAGCAATGACCAAAATGGCAAAATAGTTCCTTACTCAAGCCACATGCGCCGGATGAACCCGCGTAACAGTAAAATGGCTGTAATGTCGGACGTGAACCTGCACCGCATTATACGCAAAGGTGTAGGCTACGGTGTTCCGCTGGCAGAAGGCAGTACCAAAGATGACGGTAAAGAGCGAGGGCTTTATTTTATAGCATTCAGCGCAAAAGCAATGGAGACCCTTGAATTTTTGCAAAAAGAATGGGTGAACAATGGAAACTTTGTTAGCCTCAAAAATGAAAGAGATCCTATAATAGGACTAAACGAAGGCAAAGGAACTTTTACGATGCCTGGCGATCCTTTACCAAAGCGCTATATTGGAATGCCCACTTTCAATACATTAAAGGGCGGTATGTACCTTTTTATGCCAGGAATCAACGCTATAAAGTGGATGAGTGGCGTATAG
- a CDS encoding response regulator transcription factor has translation MGNSHLRDTSTDPPLTSERYVLEHEPDYGTETPFRQTIAGPNQTKPTVLIVEDNAELRDFIKQSLENDYQVQLSENGLQGWETASTSLPDLIISDIMMPVMDGLTFCKKIKTDVRTSHIPVILLTAKSAQIHEIQGLQHGADVYITKPFSNKILQLNIHNMLALKTAMQKKYSEQLLLPPIIHPPNASADEKLLSKLQLIIDENLANADFDIAALTLEIGMSKSVLYKKFSALTNLSLNEFIKTQRLKHAVTLLQQGETSILSVAVQVGFNDVKYFSREFKKLYGITPSHYLKN, from the coding sequence TTGGGCAATAGTCATTTAAGAGATACTTCTACCGATCCCCCTTTAACATCAGAGCGTTATGTACTGGAACATGAACCTGATTATGGTACCGAAACCCCATTCAGGCAAACTATTGCAGGCCCTAACCAAACCAAGCCTACAGTACTTATTGTAGAAGATAACGCCGAGCTGAGGGATTTCATTAAGCAATCACTGGAAAACGATTACCAGGTTCAGCTAAGTGAAAACGGCTTGCAGGGCTGGGAAACGGCCAGTACGAGCTTGCCAGATTTGATTATCAGCGATATCATGATGCCGGTTATGGATGGGCTAACCTTTTGCAAAAAAATTAAAACTGATGTCCGCACCTCTCACATCCCGGTAATTCTGCTCACGGCTAAATCGGCTCAGATACATGAAATACAAGGTCTGCAGCACGGTGCCGATGTGTATATTACCAAGCCATTCAGCAACAAAATCCTTCAGCTCAATATCCACAACATGCTGGCTTTAAAAACAGCCATGCAAAAGAAATACAGCGAACAGCTGTTGTTACCTCCCATTATCCATCCGCCAAATGCATCCGCCGATGAAAAACTGCTATCCAAACTACAGCTCATCATTGATGAGAATCTGGCCAATGCAGATTTCGATATCGCTGCATTAACCCTGGAGATCGGAATGAGCAAATCTGTGCTCTATAAAAAATTTAGTGCGCTCACCAACCTTTCGCTAAATGAGTTTATTAAAACACAGCGTTTGAAACATGCCGTTACGCTATTGCAGCAGGGCGAAACTTCTATTCTTTCCGTAGCGGTACAGGTAGGGTTTAACGATGTAAAATATTTTAGCCGCGAGTTTAAAAAACTATATGGGATCACCCCAAGCCATTATCTCAAAAATTAA
- a CDS encoding ligand-binding sensor domain-containing protein, with translation MKALRFSLVLIGLCSIFLNAAKSQDQSSPLIFNHLNISNGLSNNSVLSINQDTTGYIWLGTKYGLNRFDGRAFRIFKNDPQNTRSISSNDFIKSLVIRNDQHMWVVNSGLDLYNPANESFEHIMPIGTGITKIVADTKKQYWIATLTGLKFIAANSKKIIPIQLGKGSTEISEIFEGKDQHIWVGTSIGLFELFFSNKKLKVLFHQEAAFDVFYGNQVKTIAQDKNANLWFGTKSNGIQILNTATKKISHFAKNGPDKRNLINNNVRKIISVKNGMMWIGTQDGLSIGDPDSFTFQHYQHDVTDASSLSQNSIHDIFQDKDGSVWIGTFFGGVNVVYAVNTPFKSYQNNRSPNSISSSIVSAIVEDKQHNLWIGTEAGGLNYFNRQRNQFTSYKNSPSNPNSLSSNLVKAIAIDQYQHLLIGTSIGGLSYFEPQTGKFTVYKRKGIGNNSNNIASDEVNCLLVSREQQALIGTNEGLNLFDPLTKRFQLLNLAGSNTGFNKKITALFQDRQNKIWIGTPAGLYSLSPNLTIKPEDYKDEPDHALKLNINCIQQDSEGNIWLGTYHKGLALLNQRNKTFELFNYKNNLPSDNILSLVEDNQNNLWIGTDNGLVKYDRKARFFRSFNMLDGLPDNQFNTSSFYKAANGALFFGTFNGLVTFDPQKIEKNNTAPKVVLSNLKLFNNPVKINDETGLLTEDINLSKNITFNHLQNNFTLEFSALNFIKPSKNKYAYKLEGFESNWNNVDVPTATYTNLSAGTYTFLVKATNNDGIWSKEIKSVTITVLPPIWKTIWAYLLYAIAIYFIVAYIIKFFRAKAKLKQELYLEHIEAEHQKKNYQMKLDFFTNISHEIRTPLTLILGPLEKLEEITSDNTIVHQYALTIKNNTERLYRLVNELLDFRKADSENLRLYFAETDIVAFLRGVFENFRHLAKAKNIRYAFKTTDEAIPVYFDKNQMEKVFFNLLSNAFKFTPADGEISLVIELNGPEQVCITVNDNGKGIALYNIDDIFKNFYQEDQSMGTGIGLALSKKLVELHKGEVSVNSRLATENERVSRLLKYCYNWAIVI, from the coding sequence TTGAAGGCGCTTCGATTTTCATTGGTATTGATAGGGCTTTGCAGCATTTTTTTAAATGCCGCTAAAAGCCAGGACCAAAGCAGCCCGCTAATTTTTAACCATTTAAATATCAGCAACGGCTTATCTAACAACTCTGTGTTATCCATTAATCAGGATACTACGGGCTATATCTGGCTGGGCACAAAATATGGTTTAAACCGCTTTGATGGACGTGCATTCAGGATTTTCAAAAACGATCCGCAAAATACCCGGTCAATCTCCTCTAACGATTTCATTAAAAGCCTGGTCATAAGGAACGACCAGCACATGTGGGTGGTAAATAGTGGTTTAGACCTCTACAACCCCGCTAACGAATCTTTTGAGCATATTATGCCAATAGGTACGGGTATAACCAAAATTGTAGCAGATACAAAAAAGCAATATTGGATAGCCACCTTAACCGGATTAAAATTTATTGCAGCAAACAGTAAAAAAATTATTCCCATCCAGCTGGGTAAAGGCAGTACCGAGATTAGCGAGATTTTTGAAGGCAAGGATCAGCATATCTGGGTAGGTACTTCGATTGGCTTATTCGAGCTTTTCTTTAGCAACAAAAAGCTAAAGGTGCTGTTTCATCAGGAGGCTGCGTTTGATGTATTTTATGGCAACCAGGTTAAAACCATTGCACAGGATAAAAATGCCAATTTGTGGTTTGGCACTAAAAGCAATGGCATACAAATCCTGAATACGGCCACCAAAAAGATTAGTCACTTTGCCAAAAACGGTCCTGATAAAAGAAACCTGATCAACAATAACGTCCGGAAAATCATTTCAGTTAAAAATGGCATGATGTGGATTGGCACACAGGATGGCCTTTCTATCGGTGATCCGGATTCGTTTACTTTTCAGCATTACCAGCACGATGTTACCGATGCAAGCAGTTTAAGCCAAAACTCCATTCATGATATTTTTCAGGATAAAGACGGCTCGGTTTGGATAGGTACTTTTTTTGGCGGCGTAAATGTCGTGTATGCGGTTAACACTCCTTTTAAAAGCTATCAAAATAACCGCTCGCCAAATAGCATCAGCAGCAGTATAGTAAGCGCTATAGTTGAAGATAAGCAGCACAATCTGTGGATCGGTACAGAAGCAGGTGGTTTAAACTATTTCAACAGGCAGCGCAATCAATTTACCAGCTATAAGAATTCGCCATCCAATCCAAACAGCCTCAGCTCCAATTTGGTTAAGGCGATAGCAATTGATCAATATCAGCACCTATTGATCGGAACATCGATTGGAGGCTTGAGTTATTTTGAACCCCAAACCGGAAAATTTACAGTGTACAAGCGCAAGGGGATTGGAAATAACAGCAACAATATCGCATCAGACGAGGTGAACTGCTTGCTGGTGAGCCGTGAGCAGCAGGCACTGATTGGTACCAATGAAGGGTTAAATCTTTTTGATCCTTTAACCAAACGTTTTCAGCTGTTAAATTTAGCGGGGAGCAACACCGGGTTTAATAAAAAAATTACGGCACTGTTTCAGGATCGTCAGAACAAGATCTGGATCGGTACGCCAGCAGGTTTATATAGCCTCTCGCCTAACCTGACCATAAAGCCTGAGGATTACAAAGATGAACCAGATCATGCACTTAAATTGAATATTAATTGCATTCAGCAGGATAGTGAAGGGAATATCTGGCTAGGCACCTACCACAAAGGTTTAGCCCTGCTCAATCAGCGCAATAAAACCTTCGAGCTGTTTAACTATAAAAACAACCTGCCCAGCGATAATATTTTAAGCCTGGTTGAAGACAATCAAAACAATTTATGGATTGGTACCGACAATGGCCTGGTTAAATACGATCGCAAAGCCCGCTTTTTCAGGAGTTTTAACATGCTGGATGGCCTGCCCGACAATCAGTTTAACACCAGTTCTTTTTACAAAGCTGCCAACGGAGCACTGTTTTTCGGCACCTTTAACGGTCTGGTTACCTTCGATCCGCAAAAAATAGAAAAAAACAATACCGCCCCCAAAGTGGTGCTTTCGAACTTAAAGCTTTTTAATAACCCCGTCAAAATTAACGATGAAACCGGGCTGCTTACCGAAGACATTAACCTGAGCAAAAACATTACTTTTAACCACCTGCAGAACAATTTTACCTTGGAGTTTTCGGCACTAAACTTTATAAAACCGAGTAAAAACAAATATGCCTATAAGCTGGAAGGTTTTGAAAGCAACTGGAACAATGTTGATGTACCTACTGCCACTTATACCAATTTATCGGCAGGAACCTATACCTTTCTGGTTAAGGCAACCAATAACGATGGCATTTGGAGCAAGGAAATCAAATCGGTTACCATTACGGTTTTACCGCCAATATGGAAAACCATCTGGGCTTATTTGCTTTATGCCATAGCCATTTACTTTATTGTGGCCTACATCATTAAGTTTTTCAGGGCGAAGGCCAAACTGAAGCAAGAACTCTATCTGGAGCATATTGAAGCCGAACACCAGAAGAAAAACTACCAGATGAAACTGGATTTCTTTACCAATATATCACATGAAATACGAACGCCACTTACACTTATTTTAGGCCCGCTGGAGAAACTGGAAGAGATTACGAGCGATAACACCATTGTACACCAATACGCGCTAACCATTAAAAACAATACGGAGCGTCTATACCGCCTGGTAAATGAACTGCTCGATTTTAGAAAGGCCGATTCGGAAAACCTGCGTTTATACTTTGCGGAAACAGATATAGTGGCTTTTTTACGTGGGGTATTTGAAAATTTCAGGCACCTGGCCAAAGCCAAAAACATACGCTATGCATTTAAAACTACAGACGAAGCAATACCCGTTTATTTTGACAAAAACCAAATGGAAAAGGTATTCTTCAATTTGCTATCCAATGCATTTAAATTTACCCCGGCCGATGGAGAAATAAGCCTGGTGATTGAGCTAAACGGTCCTGAACAGGTATGTATTACGGTTAACGATAACGGGAAAGGTATTGCGCTTTATAACATCGACGATATTTTCAAGAATTTTTATCAGGAAGACCAAAGTATGGGTACGGGTATCGGTTTGGCACTGTCAAAAAAACTGGTAGAACTGCACAAGGGAGAAGTTAGTGTCAACAGCAGGCTGGCCACTGAGAACGAACGGGTTTCACGGCTTTTAAAGTATTGTTACAATTGGGCAATAGTCATTTAA
- a CDS encoding glycoside hydrolase family 88 protein yields the protein MIKRNLLIAAFTFASLSTLTSTTKAQTEEKFITYNLARCQKQVKEMLASKSLSATAFPQTTDKEGKLRSGGLYEWTTGFFPGNLWYAYEAKKDDALKAQAIQWTEKLAPLQNFTEHHDLGFMMYCSYGNAYRLTRNENYKQVLINSAKALSTRFNPVTGCIKSWNVFKSWHGKESYNFPVIIDNMINLELLFFASKVSGDTSFRHIAITHALTTMKNQFRSDNSSYHVVCYDDKTGKVLTRETAQGYADNSTWARGQAWSIYGYTMTYRETKDVRFLKMAQGLANYFIDSKNLPADLVPYWDFNANQAGYKPGVNSNANNINVKYRDASAAAVTASALLELSTYTTGKTAKKYKDAAVKMLHSLATPAYFAVTGTNADFILKHNVGSIPHNSQIDVPLVYADYYFMEALLRYKKLNAGLKLF from the coding sequence ATGATAAAGAGAAATTTACTGATCGCCGCTTTTACTTTTGCTTCGTTAAGCACTTTAACCAGCACAACCAAAGCCCAAACCGAAGAAAAGTTTATTACGTATAACCTGGCCCGCTGCCAAAAACAGGTAAAAGAAATGTTGGCCAGCAAAAGCCTTTCTGCTACAGCGTTTCCACAAACAACGGATAAAGAAGGGAAACTGCGTAGTGGCGGCCTTTACGAATGGACTACCGGCTTTTTCCCAGGCAACCTGTGGTATGCTTACGAGGCCAAGAAAGATGACGCACTTAAGGCACAGGCCATCCAGTGGACAGAAAAGTTAGCGCCACTGCAAAACTTTACCGAACACCACGACCTGGGATTTATGATGTACTGCAGTTATGGCAATGCCTACAGGCTTACCCGGAACGAAAATTATAAGCAGGTTTTAATTAATTCGGCCAAAGCATTAAGCACCCGCTTTAATCCGGTTACCGGTTGTATTAAATCGTGGAATGTGTTTAAATCGTGGCATGGTAAAGAGAGTTATAATTTCCCCGTAATTATCGATAATATGATTAACCTCGAGTTGTTATTCTTTGCCTCAAAAGTTTCGGGCGATACCAGTTTCAGGCATATTGCCATTACACATGCACTTACTACAATGAAAAACCAGTTCAGGTCCGATAATAGTTCGTACCATGTGGTTTGTTACGACGATAAAACAGGGAAGGTACTGACACGCGAAACCGCACAAGGCTACGCCGATAATTCTACCTGGGCGCGCGGACAAGCCTGGTCTATATATGGTTATACCATGACCTACCGCGAAACCAAAGATGTTCGCTTTTTAAAAATGGCACAGGGTTTAGCCAATTATTTTATCGACAGTAAAAACCTGCCTGCGGATTTGGTTCCTTACTGGGATTTTAATGCCAATCAGGCAGGTTATAAGCCGGGTGTAAACTCCAATGCCAATAACATTAACGTAAAATACCGCGATGCTTCGGCAGCAGCCGTTACCGCATCGGCCTTGTTGGAGCTGAGCACCTACACTACCGGTAAAACTGCCAAAAAGTATAAAGATGCAGCCGTAAAAATGCTTCACTCGCTGGCTACACCAGCATACTTTGCCGTAACAGGTACCAATGCCGATTTTATTTTAAAACACAACGTAGGCTCTATTCCGCACAATAGCCAGATCGATGTGCCATTGGTGTATGCCGATTACTATTTTATGGAGGCATTACTCAGATACAAGAAGCTAAACGCAGGATTAAAACTGTTTTAA